In Carassius auratus strain Wakin chromosome 20, ASM336829v1, whole genome shotgun sequence, the genomic stretch CCACCAGCACACCCTCATCCATCAGGGCATGGAAATTGGGTGTGTGTACTCGATTCACATAGTCCCAGCGGAAGCCATCAAAGGACACCAATAGCAGCTGGCTTTGCTCGTCCTGCTGTGAGCTCGATGTCTGAAGCAGTAGTAATAAGCAACTCAGGAAGCATCTCTTAATCACTAAGAGGTCTGGCATGATGAAAGATCTTCTGCGAATGGGAGAAAGATTGAAAGATATGCACATGAGTTTTCTAATTTAAGATAAACACAATCCAATAAAAGTATAATCTTGTTATGTAAAGTTTgtagtatgtatgtttgtatctaATATCCTCCAGATATATTTGTTTGGACGTGTACAGATATGAATCAAAGTTCCTTACATGGGATATTCTGtataaagtgtttatatatattcagattacTAGAAACCAGAATGTTGGATTAATCTGATTCAATTAATCTGTTAATAATTTCTGTGGAATATTTAATTATCTTTAacatattcattaatattaaaaaacacacatgcacacatacagttAATAATTGCACACAGTGGAATGCAGCTCTGCAAACGATTTTTctcacagtaaaataaaataaaaagataaatatgggaacaaaaaaaaacattacacaatgACTCACCTCTCCATTAAATAAGAACGAACAACTGATACATTGTTTAAAAGAATCTGTTTGGCAAAACGCAATCGGTCGCGCAATGTTCTGTAATATATGACTGtcactgtatgtatgtactgatATATATATGTCATGTTCGGTCATGGCAGTGCAGCCTACTTTCAGCGCACATTCAGTTAACAGGTGCATTTTTCTTGTACGTAATGTTAAAAAAACGAACTGGATAGATTTCGGACTAAACGCTCTAACAGGATGAAACGGGTCTCAAATGTATCATAATAATTCAATTGCATAGTGCGTCAGTACAAATGGAAGATTATGACGTCACACAATGCAGCGTATTTCTGCGACCCATAGCGCTGCTCGCTTCACTGATGTCctgcttttttaattaatctaCCCTGTTGGGATTTAAATAGTATTCTGTAACATTATCCTCAACTAACCAGTGCGCTTCTCCATTTAACAGCAGCTGGTGTAAACGAACGGAAAACCGTATAGTTCAAGTTAGCAGGCATGATCTGAGACAACGCTTTATGTCACTGCAATACATTATGAAAACGTCTCCGATATCAAGCACATTCGCGGTGAAAACAGGTGCATTTGCAATTAAACGAAACTAACCCTTGTGCATTCAAATAAACGTACCACTTACCTCAGAGGACGGTAATATTTGGctctctggaaaaaaaaagtaaacacgcGACAAACACAGGAAGTACCGCCTATTTCTATCTCAGCAAAAAATAATCTCATTATGATAAGGAAGAggcttttattaattattgaatAATTTGATAGTTTGTAATAATACTATTTAGGGCTGAAGTCTAAATTATGGTTGTAAATGTCAATATATCCATCTGTTattctaaataattattttttattgtgtagcCTATGTTTTAACCAGTGGATGTAGAGTTTTGATTCAAACTTTTTGGAGTCCCTTATGGTCGCCGCATGAAATATGCTGTGCTTGTGATTTAGGCCTATATTATATGATTAATAAGTGTTTATGTTCTGTACTTAATGCTCCGTCCGAAAACGCACGAGCAGCCTCTGCCTCGTCACGTGAACGGTTTCCGATGTCTGTCCGCAAGCGTCTCTATTAGTCAaatgaaaacagatattttgGCTAATCTAATTATTGAACGTTACTGAAACATACTAGCCTTTTAATAACTGCTTAGCCTACTTATATTAAAAGAATATGACTAATAAAAATGTTAGTATTATCATCATTATCCACCAGAGGTCACACAAACATAACCTATAATAGCCTACATGGTCATCAATAGGACGTTTAAATATTAACCATTTATGCATTTCGGTCTTAAACAATAAGCTAAGTGTTTGGAAAAAGAAATATCACGACAAAATTTGGTCTTTTATTTTTCTGGTCCTTTTAAAGAACTCAGATACACACTATAACACGCGTTCTCTGATAGTCTCTGTGAAGtcctacaaataaatattaaatgaatgcagAATTAGATGTAAGGTgggactttaaaaaaaagtttgaagtgATAATTTAGATTTCTTATATAATAGTTTAATATGATGCAATAGTATAAGAGTTTGGGAGGAGTGTAAGCTGTCCTCTCCTCGCGGTGAGATCCGGGAGATGCTGCTGGTCTCGCGGCTTTGTGCGGATTCTTGACCGTCTCCACGACAACCACAACCTGACGCAACTTACGCCCCTCCTCCATTCGAGCCTCTCATCTCATTCAAGAAACAAGTGTGGAGTAAGAGCAGTGTAACAGAGCAGGACGCGAGGGGTACAAGAGCCTGAAAAACTACTGTGAAGGTAAGAATCACTATTTTCTTAATACTGCATGCATAAAGATAGCGTCCAGACTCTCTAAACCACATATAAACTATATCAAATATTCTTTAAGAGTCACCATTGAGCTGGCTAATAGACTACTTTGCATGCACTGAGtgcagtaagttttttttttcttttttcttttttaagatgaCTTTCAACAtcctaaattattttaaatgattttctatGCAGGATGTTTTATTCTATTAGGTTGATTGAGCGGGTGTAGCCTATCTTAACTTAGTTATTATtgcctttaaaaaaagtaaagtaaacaaATTTCATGTTCATGAGTTATTCAACACCCGGACATGTTTTCATTAGGTCTGTATTTACCAGGGCTCAGTTAATAATTGCTATATGACATGtgtaataaataaactatttgttAATAATCAAAGTAATGTTGTTACATGCTGTAACAGCTTCAACAGAAAGTTATTAGACAACAAGGCAATATATATGACCATGATGTGAAGTGAGACTCAGGCTAGTTAATTTTCACTCCAGATCGGAGAATCATTTTATGCTGAGAAACCAAGATTTGCACTCCAGATATACGACAGAAGGGTTCACCGCGTCTAATTAGACATGAATAAATGCAGTCATGCCTAGTCTTCCAAACTGTCTGTTTGGCCTGAAGAGCATTTAATGGGTCTGGAAAAAGGAACAATTTTCCCTTGAGATCTGCATTCTAAACATAATACTTCAGAGAGTGTGGAAAGATAGGCTACAGCAGTCAAAACCAATATTATTCATGAAAAGGGAATAAAACAGTTTGAACTTTTTACaggttattatattatattactatattatataggttgcactttattttacagtacgtgttcACATATACTTATAGAGTACTTACCAGAGAAAGTACTGGGTAATATATGGTACTACCACATGAGGTTTATGGGTAGGTTCAGTGTCAGTACCTAGTTATTAACcagttattataattactataataagaaaATAGTATGTGCATgcagaacaggactgtaaaataaagtgcaaaaccTGCTAATCTtgtttattttttgatatattCATGGTACAGGAATTTATATATTACGTACATattacatatactgtattttcattCTCTTTGTTGAGTGTCCAGCCTTATTTCACCATGAATTATCATTAGTTTGCCTCATATGTTAAAGTCTTGGTTTGTAGTCAGTAAGTATTTTGAGAAGCATATTTTTGGTCTGGGATGAATGGATCCCCCTGTGAGATGAGTCACGTTAATGCTGCCACACACAGTGCGGGAGGTGGGGCGAAGCGCTAAATGAGCCGAGACTTCAGGAGTGTGATTAGTCCCGAAGCCGTGTGAGGGTTAATGTGAGGCCAGTTAACAACCAACACACTCCTCTTATGAGAAGAACGCATTCCTGGAGCAGCTGCGATGATGAAAGACGTCAAGGCAATGCACCAAACACTATATCACAAGTACATCGGACAGACAGCTTTGCGGGAAAGCATTAAAAAAGTGGGTGGTCCAAGACTAATTAGATTATAAGCACAGTGTCGATGCATTACTGTGTACCAGAACTTTATGTGATTGTGTTCTCAGCAGTAGTTTTGCTTGTCTGTGTAAGAGTAATGAGAGGCTGTAGTTGAGCAGCATTATGTTCTTTGGCGACTGTCACAGGTCTGGCTGCTCTTTTGAGGAGTGACATTTACTTCTTTAGAGCAGACAGTCTTCAGTGCTGCTGACTCATTGGCTGGGCTTAGTTGCTATGGCAACCGCCAGCTTTCTAAGATCCACGGTGAGATATGAGGCATGGATGGAAAGCGTCCATGTGATCAGTAAACTTCCCATTTTAACCATGATTTACTGgttttacaaatataataatcaaaaacattatttctctttattcttacttttttatactttttcaCTTACAGTAAAATAATGCAGCCACTGTATAGTTTATTATTAAGTTTTGGCatctacactttaaaaaaaaatattgtagcaACAATAATTTATCTCAGGAATTgccaatttcacaaagaaacagtAACATACTGTATTAAGTATGTTactaaaaaaataagcaatttccTTGTAAAACACTCCAATAGGCTAAGCTTTGATTaactttgaaaaatgtatttaatttgatttaagtaatcatattttcaaaatgtattatatgaatCAGCGTGAATATGTTAATTGTGAAAACAATTAAACTGAAACACTTAATAAAAAGTATATGAGCAATTAGTTTATTTAGATAAATTGTGTGGTTGAACagttaaacaaataattataaatagttattatttaaaataatcaatacattttatttatacatttatttatatagatgaATACATAGGTAGAttagattataaaataaaaaaatggttattatGTATCTTTTATAGTTTATTGGTACTATGATGAAATACATGTGACTGACAAATACTGTATACATCACATTAAGTGTACTTGTTTATGTAAATACGTTCAACTTGAAGTATGGACATTTTATAtgctattaaaatacataaattagtCCTAAACTTTTAAATGATGAAAAGGTAACAAAGTTAGTTTCAGTTGTTAGGAGGGAAGGCTTTTACTGCTGGAAAAAAGGAAGCTCAATATCTGcattgttgatttattttatagcCCCACAGACACACCATCCTGGTTACTGCGAGCAAATCCAAAGGTCTACTGTATCTTTATTGATCCAACAAGGCAATGAGATCATCTGACCACTTAAAttgattttcactgtttatttttgGCTACTCTAACCACTTCCTCAGAAGGCCATGGATGCCAGCTCAATTCCTCAGATTAATATAGAGGACTGTGATGGCCTTGAGGTTGCCCCAGATGATCATTTGAGAAACCTGAAAGCACTGACTGAGAAGCTCAGGCTTGAGACCAGAAGGCCGTCCTATCTTGAGTGGAAGGAACAAGTGGAAGCTCAAAGCTCCAAAGGCTTAGCAGTGTCAGAGGGCTCATCAGAGCCGGAGACGGGTGCTGGACTGAAGCCTGACGGCACACCTCACAGTTCCCAAGTGACTGAAGGAAATGCCCTGATTTCTAGAAGCCTTGGAGGATTCGATAATATTGATGAAGCTCTGGTTTGGCTTCGAAAAGAACTGGTAAGTCAGTTTCAAAATCCTGTCAGCATCTCTTAAAATATCAGTGTACTTGACCTTTTATGACAAGATCAGTTTTAGATAAAATTTAATGTGGTGCAACTCCCAAAAAAGGTATaattaaatagattaaatagaTTTCTGAGGATTTTCAATTAAATTGTCTTTATCTAACACTGATATTGTCATTATCATGTtctcaaaaatgtgatttttcaaaataattgctGCTTTTTTTCTGTAAGGGAAGAAAGCGAACAGCATCCCCATTAGTAAGCTAATTTGAATGAAACAATGGATTTGAATGCCAGGCCTTCATTGCTACATTACTGCGTGAGAGATTGCCATTCATGTTAAAGTGAGTGGAAAAGATGGTGAGCAGATGAGCATGAGAGGTGATTGCTCTCTGTTCCTCTAAGTGTAATCACTTCTCTTCCACTCAGCCATGTGGTTCAAGGCATACTTTTATGCACAGGCCATTACAGCCAAGGCATGCAGTGAGGCTCCTTTAGCCACATCAGAAGCCTTTCTTCCACTGCCTTTGCCCTGTGTGTGTCCATAAACATTTACACAAAGAAAATTggaaacaataacaaacaaataaaaaataaaaaaaacaacagggCAAGTTCCAGTACAAGCGAACTTCTGAAGATCCATATCACCTCCCTTAATTTTGAGCCCCTTGTTATCTGAAACTGACAAAAGCGAGTTTGCTAACAAAAATGGATTATGCATGCCAATGCGTGGTACATTTTGCCATGAGCCTGGAAGGTAGAGAGACTTACACTACCTTTTCTAATTttaggatcagtaagatttttatttattcaacaagaatgcattaaattgatctaacGTGACAATAAAGATTTAACACAAATATTTGTCACATAATAACAGATGTTTtataagcaccaaatcagcagattaaaatgatttctgtaggaaTCATGAAGACTAGTGATGCTGAAAAGTCATCACAGTGTAGAAAcaattttactcagaaattgctattcATTTTTGCAGTTAAttgcaaagaaatggcaagtaatattgaattaaatgtgaaattatgaggttgaataactaaaataatgttttattgtaaaaagttctcaaaactttaaaatgctttttaaattgaaatactaGGAGACATGAGgagaatttcattttaaaatgtcaccaGATCAGTTTAGCTTTTTCTATAGTTTTGTCTCAAGCTTTTACAGGGAGTATTTCTCTGCAGGAAAGTGTACGTTGATGGCTAGTTGAGAGCCCTGAATCTAAACATCTAATCTGTGTAAAATAAGCAAATATTGTCTCCTTATGTCTAAGTAAATACTTCATAATTTTCACTAGGAAATTTGAGGAGGCACAAGGTGATATAATTAAGCCTTTAAAgggggtaagttcacccaaaaatgaatattctgtcattaattattcaccctcatgtcgtttcataCCCGTAAGACCATCGTTCATcttttgaacacaaattaagatacttttgatgaaatccgagagctctctgaccctccatagacagcataGACAGCGTGAATGCATGTTGAAGACTGAGACGGAAGAGAAGAATcattgaataaagtaatttattttttctctttgtcCACAAAAGCTCTCCTAGCTTCATAAAGAtgtcatggactattttaacgatgtccttactacctttctgggccttgaatgtggtagtttgttgctgtctatgcagggtcagaaagctttaTCAGATTTCATTTCATCTTCATTTGTGTTACAGGTTTGACACAACAGcgtgtaattaatgacagaatttccatttttgggtgacccAACCCTTCAATAAGTTCCTCCTACTTGTTATTCTTTCATAGATGGAGATGCGCATCCAGGACCAGCAGCTGGCCCGCCAACTTATGCGACTACGCGGTGACATCAACAAACTCAAAGTGGAGCAGACGTGTCACCTGCATCGCCGGATGCTCAACGACGCCACCTTTGGCCTGGAGGAGCGTGACGAGCTGTCGGATCTTCTGTGTGATGGACCCGTCACTCCAGGGTTTGGACTCTCTTCACCATTGCGCCTCATTGGTGTCACCAAGATGAACATCAACTCCAGACGCTTTTCCCTTTGCTAGCCATTTAATGTGTGACCGAACTCCGAAAGAAAAGAATTAATGACTCAAAAGGTGACTGATCTTGAAATGAATTAACCGTTTTGGAACCCAGAGAGAACTGTTTTCACAGAACATCCTTTGCCTCTTGCTCTATATTCTTGTGCCAGTGATATCTTTTCAGTTAATCAAATGAACAATATACAATGACTTCTACAAAAATGTCTGATCCACTAGCCATGGCTCTATGCCTTTAAAACAGTCCTTGCTGTGGTCATGAGATGTCAAATGAAGTTGCTTACCATGCACATGCTCTGTTTCAAAACCTTGTAAACTATCAAATGCATGAAGACTGTTCCAATATAGGCATCTTAGTGCCTCCAAGACACTTTGCCAAATTCTAAGGCAGCATTCACAGCATTCCGTGAAGATTGCGGACCAGGCATTAGAAATGTTGATTATTAATAAACGTACATGTCATTTAATATTGAAAAGCATTGATGGTTGTAATTAAGatgaattattttataatcattttgtGTTCTGTGAATTTTATATAGTGCTGGGCAGCAATTAATCGTGATTGTTTATGTTATATACGCGTGTGTACTAATTCATGTGTATATAaagacacatacatacagtatatgtattgaaaatattttcatgtatatatttatattcatatcatttatattttttataaatagtacacacatgtatattttgtacacaaaaccttttattttggatgcgattaatcacgattaattgttgCCCTGCACAAATTTTTATgcgtattatgtattatttaatgttttattagtgcattagcttagcaacatgttaatatcAACAGTGCACAGCCATTTTTTCAGCTGCCTTCATTCCAGAATTTTTACCCTATggatttgaaaacattttcatcaatGAGTTATAAGCTGTAAACCATACCAACCAGCTATGAAATGAATCACAAcataaactttgatttgaagcaaagacatttctgaaaatcagacaaaaagacatgatgaaaaagaaagaaataagaaaccGAGTAATGCAGGCTGCTGGTTTCAACAACGGCGTGTACCATCGATTAACAACCTTGAAGCTCACAGAAGGCGTTTCTTTAATGGTTTTTGTTAAAAATCAATTCCCCAACAGAGAAAATGATTGGTATTTCACTTCCGGAACCAGAATGTTCCAAATAAAATGAATCAATCAAATTATGTGGCACACAGACTTGCTACCTCTGTATTAACGCTTCAAATCGGTCTCTTGTGAGGTTCATGATTATAATGTGTAGGCCGTAGTGAAACAGTTCAC encodes the following:
- the LOC113037775 gene encoding protein FAM167A; its protein translation is MDASSIPQINIEDCDGLEVAPDDHLRNLKALTEKLRLETRRPSYLEWKEQVEAQSSKGLAVSEGSSEPETGAGLKPDGTPHSSQVTEGNALISRSLGGFDNIDEALVWLRKELMEMRIQDQQLARQLMRLRGDINKLKVEQTCHLHRRMLNDATFGLEERDELSDLLCDGPVTPGFGLSSPLRLIGVTKMNINSRRFSLC